Genomic DNA from Limanda limanda chromosome 8, fLimLim1.1, whole genome shotgun sequence:
ATTCAAATTACAAATTATTCTCTTTTTCAACGAGTGTACACAGGTAAGCTACCTCATGATCCTTCTCTTGCAGCACCAGGACTATATCTCCTGGTTCAACGCCTGGTGCTTGGTCAGCTTCCCCAGTGAACGTGATCTTCTGTCCGTGCCTCATGCCTTTGTCCACATGCACCTCCAAAAGCTTCGTCTCCTTAGACACCTTATGACCCTCACACTTTCTGCAGCGGTCCTTCTCATTTATCACCTCacctgaagaaaacaaagattGGAGAATTCAAAGTGCTGTTTAGCTCATGACTATACATCACCGCTCCAATATGTGGGTGTAGTGAATATATTACCTTCTCCATTGCAGTCTGTGCAGACTGACTGCATCTGTTGGACCATCCCAGGGGCCAGTTGTCTGAGCATGATTCTCATGCCTCGTCCTCGACATGCCACACACTTCTGCACTGCTCCTGCCTTACCCCCCTGACTACAAGGCAAACATGAATGTGCAGTGTTATTAGCAGGAAGATATGCCAAATCACCATCAGTCCGGACTATATATCAATATGCTCTATTTAATGACACCAAAACTTTAAAAGCTGACTCACCCATTACAGGCACCACAGAGCACGTTCTTGCTAAGCTGCAGTTTGGTGGTTTTGCCATTGTAGAGGTCTTCAAGAGAAACTCTgtgagacaaaagaaaaaattagATTTGGACAATAGTATATTGTATTTGAAGCAGCCACTGAATCccacaaacagcagcaaagCAAAAAACTTACTTCAGAGGGTGTACcatgtcttctcctctcctcttgcctCCGTTGCGTCCTCTGCCCTGCCCCCCCATGAACCCGAAAAGTCCTCCTCCAAAAATGTGAGAGAAGATATCATCCATGCCAGgccctccgcctcctccatctCGTAGCCCTTGTTCTCCACAGCGGTCATAAAGCTCCTTCTTTTCTGGGTTTGTCAGTACTTCATATGCAAAGCTGATCTCTTTGAACTGCAAAACATGTGCATGAAACAAAAGCCAGTCAGCACAACACAGCAATGAGGGCCATGAGGGTTTGTTTTTGAGCAGCACATCTTATTAAGTTAAAAGGGAATTTAAAAGACAGACTACTCCTGTGTCACGTTTGCAACATCTAAGGAACAGAGCAGTACAAATAAAGAAACTGTTGCACTCTTCTCTAGGGAAAATCCATTTCATGTACTGTGCACTCATTGTGTTAATCCTCAGAGTTGGGCTGTGTGATTATGATTCTAATGTGGCATTATTTCTCTGGCCCAATTGTTGACAAATTGAGCTCCTGCTGCGAACAATGACATCAATACAATAACATGCTCTGGTGCATCATACCTTGTCTCCAGCATCAGGGTTCTTGTCCGGATGGTACTCTTTGGCCAATTTGCGGTAGGACTGCAATATACACAAAAATAGGAAATGTGAACAATGTCTTCCAGAACTCAAATCACTAAGTCAATGAACTGTCCTGATGAGGAGGCCTGGACGTGCTGTCAGAAACATCAGGCCACTGTCAAGAGCATCTCTGCTTCTGACACCTCGGCCCCTCAAGTGTTGCTGGAGACGCCAACAAAGCTCCGCTCGAAATTCCGCATATTCGGAGTTTCCTTGCTTTACCCGCAGTTATGTTAAATTTAACGAGTATCTATGATGATACTCTGGTAAATCAGTTTTCGACTAGCAATTCGGCATTGAGAAAGATTTTGAAGTGGAGAACATCGTCGCTAGTTAACCCAGCACGATGAATTTGAATAGCCGTGGCGATCAACGCAGCGATCTCCAGATAATGTACAGAATTATTCGGTTTTTATCAAATGACGTAAAAACGTGATGGTTTGACGTgagataaaaatgaaaatgaagctCTGAAGCTGACGCAGTGTTTGTGGATTACGAACAATTCGTGACGAcctggtgtttgtgtgaacttTGTGGCGAACGCAGCGACGTGCGTGATGCTAACTACAGTAGCTACATTCACGCTAGCTAGCAAATTCAACCATAGCCCCTTTTCCTCTGGCTACATTTCACACCACGTTTAGCTTCCCCAAATGTTGCACCGACGCGTTGGTTTACTTCACTGGCGCAGGAATCGAGGTGAAATGCTAAGCTAACGCGTATTGCTTCCGATTTGGTGAGGGCTATTTGCTGGGATGCATCATCTGATAGCCGGGAAGCTATCAGACTCGTGGTTAGCCGGGTATTTAGATTGTAGGGCTAATAAACTACATCTTCCGAATTCACTCGTGTAGAAACAATGATAATGACGAACACCGATGGTGAATTAACCATCGTCAATGTGTAGCGTTAAtgttttcagtaaaaaaaataacatcgAGCCACTAAGTATTTAGCCGATATTTAGCTTAGCTTCCCCGGCTAGGTTAGCAAACTAGCAGCGTCGATTAGCTTGTTTTTAGGCCACATTTCGCTGGTgacctctcttcctcctttattCTGCTCTCAACCCAGCAGATCCCCCCCTTCTCATTTCAGACGCCTCGTACCTTCTTGAGCTCATTCTCGGAGGCAGATGGTGAAACTCCGAGGATGTCGTACAGCTTGGTGTCCACGACGTTGGCCATGATGCTAACCGGCGACCACAGAAAGAGCCTATGCGGAGCTTCAGCTGAGCGACGAGCAGACTCCACCGGCTGGGCAGGAAGGGAATGCTCAGATCGTGGCAGCGGTATCTCGAGGAGGCACTTCCGGCAGCTGCCTTAAAATAgtggcagctgcctttgttgccttTCATACCACTCTGTTTATAGCAGCTACCTCCTGTTTGGCAACTGCCTTTGTTGTCGTTGATGTGTAAAGGTAGGTAAGAGATCATAGACAGTGTGACACAGGAGCCAAAATCATGGAGATATTCACTATCTTATGTTTCAGCTTACTGATACTGGGCcagggtggaaccaggacaccagaggatacaggagctgggtccgaactcatgggtaagtttggcaggctgtcgtgttggcaggacttcaaccaactattcattgcacaatatctaataatacgtcaatttaaaaacaaaaatgaaccataaccatttcaaattaaatataaaaaaataataaattaaattaaattaaataaaaaaattaaattaattaaataaaaaaaaattaaaaaactgcGCTCACACATCCTGCGcaggctttttatttttgtattttttaaaattaatttaatacaatttttattttttcattaatttaaatataaatagtgCTAATACTTTTTATAcacacttcagaaaaaatattttctactttactaccttacttaaaagttacttttatatttttggatctcagatactggaggatttaacatgctttaaaaagcTATTGTAAGAGAATAACCCATTAGTTTCCAAATGTAtcttctgacgccttacaagaatcacagtctaatgctgcttgtttccatgtgatgtcctgaggctgccccctgctggctgctgtgttcctctgctgctcttgcttggtttgtgcagcttgtgattaactaaagctgtccataaaagataatctttattatccttcaagggcaattctacttttaatttcctgttgtggttctaattattaataatgttggtgacatttccttgataaatgGCGGCAATTATCTggaatttatttacaattttgtctgactgtgtgtgcatctgtatacactccaaaagttattgtggatgcatgacagtttgcgtgtgtatgttggggggcgccaatttgaaatctcgcctagggtgccaacattgccagggccggccctgctcTTGAATTTGTCTCTACCACAAGACCTAAAGCTGCTAGACAAGACAAGTGAAGAAAAAGACATGTTCTACAAATTTTGCAGGTACATGGAGACTAACAATACATTCAAACACTATTTGATTAGCATATCTGCAGAAAAAGACCAGATATTGAATCAGATAAAGATATGCACAATAAGctacataaatatatgtaatgtaatgtaatgtaatatacatATGGAAATACCTGGATTTACAGTAGTGAAGTGTCCACTTGTCACATGTTGCACATTGTTACGGTGCAAAGTAGTAGTGATGTCCTCAAAAGTTTTTTGACAGCAGAACATATGAAATAGCCCACGTATCCAACACTAATATCACTTAACTTTTGAATGGAgttcaaaaaacacaattactcAGAAATGTGAGGACACaataataacagaaaaacaacacatcttTACCTTGTTCTCCTTGATATTTTGGTAAAACTAATGTGAGTAGCCCAAGTGCTCATCTACATTATGTGCTGACTCGACAACATCTTTTTCCATGAAGAGTCTGAGGTGTGGCACAGGCACATCTTATAAATGAACAgtagacaaaaataaaaggcaTGGCCCCATAAAGTGCTTAATAAACATTTCCCATACAAGTGGAGAAATACAGATCAATAATTATTGCTACTCAGAACAGTAACACGCTGATAAACATGTATAAACTACATATAAATCCCAGGGGATAAGTCATGAGCAGAGGTGGTTCCCTAAAACAGAGCAACTGTGGCAGCTGCCTTGACATATCAGTGGGAGTTTCTATTgccaccggaagtgcctctacgagctgccgctgccacgatGTAAGCTTGCTATCTCCCTTGCTGGGGAGTTGCCAGATCCTGTCACAAACACCCGCTTGGAGTCAGGTGCCCCAAAGCTGCAGCCATATTTTTCTGAAGACATTATACCACATTGCAACGCGAAATATACGTTTATTAAGGGGTTTTTCCAcataaatacttttttaacctgacaggaattctgtttttttgtgtccatACCTGACCTGAGCCCGATGTTTTCCCCCTGTCGCAGACATGTGCAGCATAAAGAAATCCTTCAGAAATCTATGGTCTGACAATTCATACTCTTGGTTTACAAATGTATTCTTGTTGGTGCTACACTTTATCTTTCACATAATTTTGAAGTAGAGGTGAGATCTGAAGTGGACTCAGATTTGTGAACAAAATGTTCTTGATCCAATCATCTAACTGTGCCACCAGTAATTCAATGGAAAGGAATAGAAAACGTACTCAATTGCCCATTTGACAATCACGATGATACTTTATCACACGTATCCAAATACAGATAAGTGTAGGGACCACATATTTGCAGATTTTTCTTCAGAAATATACAGCTGGAAAATTCAGATTCTTGTGTGCATCGCAAACATGTTTTCTTATGGTGTTCACAGGTAACCACCTCTCTTCTTTTGTTattctgctttttattttccattttagtTTCAGAAATATATTCCCAGACAGGaaagtattttttaacattCCTGAAACAGTCGCCAAAGgctgaaaaaaatacaattccATATAATATTGTTTGCAGGTAGAGTATTCTGgtagaggcggtggactagtggcagaaacttggactatgggcagaaaaggtctctggttcgtctctggttcgactctgtccaaaaatccaagaggattctccctaccctaaCTCCCcagggcgccgtacatggctgcccccactctgtgtgtcctgcaccagatgggttaaaacccttgcatgagtgtgcttgtgcatgtgtgtgggacaaatacatgtatcttaatctttgttttctgttgtatcTCTCATCACTTTTTTTGACATCATCAAGCACCTCCTCAAAGCAGAGATGCTGAACACGTGATAACCTGTAACCTGGCAGTGACCAAAATCCAGTTCAGGGGCTCTAAATGGACATGTTACAGAATTTATTGAGTCTTCCCGTTTCTGGTTTGGGGGGTTTATCAATCTGCTTTGGTTGCAAACAACTGAATAAACATGGGACCCTGGATTTTTCGTAAAAAGGGAGACGTGAGGAACCTTAAGACTCGTCGCACTTGTCTAGAGATCACATCAATATTGTactgcggtcaagccagccgacactcGCATCTctggtcaaatcagccgacacagaaattctactgcacTCATATACTGACACTTATGGTAAACGCACTGCCCAGAAACGGAGTACTCGAAGTTAGAGAAAGAACACATGTGGAAATACTtccggttttcaaaataaactgttgacatggaggtATATATCGTCTtacctgtgtcatttttatgaatagcattttgacAGTATCAGCTatgagatttaaaaacaataaaagtcacatttttagcttcaagtagctaATTTCTGGATACTTGAAAGTACTATATAAACAAtttgctcaataattccagagaggGACTGATATGCTTgagttcaggacctctctgactacatacatactgaagatcaaacatttttactctATAGATTAAGagttttttcaaagtaaagtgtaaaatcaaatcagttcaattctggatatttcaaagttctataagaaCTCAactgctcaataagttcaggtGTTCAGGACCTATCTGACTACatacatactgaatattaaacatttttactggtTAGATTAGGagatatttcaaagtaaagtccaacatttcaactgtggaatatataatttctggatatgtcaaagtactataaaaacattttgctcaataagttccgagagagactgatatgcctgtgttcaggacctctctgactacctacttactttgaaaaatctcttaatctatacagtaaaaacgtttgatattcagtatgtaggtagtcagagaggtcctgaccacaggcatatcagtctctctcggAACTTATTgaccaaagtgtttttatagaactttgaaatatcccaAAACTATATGTTAcacagttgaaatgttggactttactttgaaaaatcccttaatctatacagtaaaatgttttaatattcagtatgtaggtagtcagagaggccCTGACTCCTGAACACAGGcgtatcagtctctctctggaattattgatcaaagtgtttttacagtactttgaaatatcccgAAATTAGCTTCTTGAACCtaaaatgtgtgacttttgttttgtaaaatctctaaattgatacagtcaaaatgctattcataaaaatgacacgtgAGACGATATATACTTCTCGTGAATATAATCAaatccatttccttttcaattatgcattttgtttatgctccatgtcaacagtttattttgaaaaaacgctttggatgcgtttaccatcCAAAGTGTTTACAAGTGTCAGTATATGcgcgcagtagaatttctgtgtcgggtgatttgaccacagagacgcgagtgtcggctggcttgaccgcagtAATATACTGACAATACTGAAACTATTGCGTTTCTTACTTAATCACATTCATTACCGCAAACTCAAACTGTTTCATGTGGTACGAGGACAcgtgtgttgtgtttcattCAGGAATGTGAATATTTAAAAGCTAAATAACCAGACAACAGTTTTCTGGGGGGGGCGATACAACAGATAAACACATGCAGCGTTTAGCCCGAACTTTTGATTACGTTTTGTCGTGTCCGCCATTTTGACGTGTAAATATGACCGTTACATTGTTGTATTTACATCCGGCCTGCACATGACGACGGACCCAGGGATGGAGAAGAGGTAagaggcagcggggggggggggggtcatggaggagagaggggaaaacaAACGGGACACGTGACCTAGGGGCGGTGACAGCTCGGGAGGACATAGTCCCTGTCCACCATCAGTGGCCCCGCCGTAGATAAATAACTAACCCGTGCTAGCTTAACACCCaaacaccgccccccccccccaacaccggTTACCGAATCACTCCGGTAACGTCACAGCAGCGGGAGCGAGAGGGTTTTGCTAGCGGGCCGGTGGACGACGTGCAGCCGAGCCGAGTGAGAGACAATCCGCGGTGgaacagggacagacagaggtcGGTACCGTGAAGCTAACTAAACGTGAGGGGGGCTATGATGATAACAACTCGGATAAGCTAATTAACCCGGGCCAGCACCGATGGAACGGTTCCCCTGCTACACGGCTAACAGTGACCGCCACCAGCTGATCTCAGGACGGGAGAGGCCCGACCCATTGTTGTTGTGCTCTTGTAGGACATTTCAAATTCACATGTATTTATGAGGAGACACTCAAGACCTTGAAAGTACAGTGTGAGCTTTAAAACACCTGTTTGTTTAGCTTTAGCATGATTgctgaaggaggggggggggggtgaacagaGAGAGTGCATTTTATTCAATCAAATTCAATGATGTCTAGAGACGAGCCTCCTTTCACATTGTAATACGATGCATTGACCGTCATGTTATAGTGTGCATTAGAATCGTTTTCATGTGAAACTGTgatttagaatataggacagGATGTTGAATATCCCTCTTacttgtcctatattctaatATCACTGACCCACATGCTGTAGTGTGTGACTGCTGACTTTGCAGCTTCAGAGATCATATCCATTTTCATGCCAGGCTTTATCCCCAATCTGGATAAACATGCCATGAGAATAAACTGGTAAAAGCAAATGGACTAATGCATAATCATTCGCAGTTCTATTCAGACTGATTCTCTAGTATAGCTGTGGTTTAATGTGGTTCTGCTGGATGTGATGTGAACGTCTCTCCCTCAAAGGCAGTGTCCAGTGACAGCTTCTGCTTCCAGTGTTCAGGCACTGGCCATCACAGCTGTTTCGATTTCAAGTATTacacacatatcacacacacacacacacacatatcacacacacacacacttaagtgTTTTTCTGCATGAGATCCACTTTGTGTGTTGATCATTCTCCCTCCCAGTTATTATTTGCTAATGCATCTGTACCCGAGAGGCCATTCTCCAAGCAGGCTTGGTAATGTCAGTGTAGTACAGATGTGCAGCACAAACTCAATTACACATGCACTGCAGAGAGCTCTGCCAGCCGAGTCTCTGCACTTCTGCTGACTTCAACTCTTCCTCTGGCTCTGAGGATTACACAGCGAATATTCCTGGAAGTGATTGTCTCAcgtgttttgctttgtttttgtctcatttACCAGGTCGAAGACATTCTCTCCTTGTGTCGTGTGACCAGTGTTAAACTatgagtgaagctgctgtttgtgtcttcaTCGTGTGAATTTGCTAATGCTGATTGATGTGGCTTGATGGCTATTTAGCAAGACGTGACTGAGGCTACCAATCCTTGTTCAAATGTAAGAGCTTACATACATATTGTGCATGGTACCACACAATTAATTGTTCGACTCAAAGATAGAAATAGTGTAATTTGTTAACTTGCACTTGTATGCTGCACAGTCATGATACTGATCTCCATCACATATTCTCTCTTGTTCAGCAGCTAAGTGTATGTGCCGGTGACGTCAGCCATGTTTTGGAAGTTTGACCTGCACACATCTTCTCATCTGGAGGCCATACTGGACAAGGAGGATGTTACACTTGCTGAGCTCATGGATGAGGAAGATGTACTGCAGGAGTGCAAGGCTCAGAACCGGAGGTCGGTTCACTGTGAGCTGTAGAATTCCAACAGTACATTCATATAATTACACTTCATCTACAGTCAGTCCTGCTAGTGATAACTGGTGTGTATTTTGTCATCATTGCGGATTTGTAGACTTCTCCTGTTCCTGTGCCAGGAACAGTGCATGCAGGAGCTGGTCTGTATGATTACTACAGAgccccctgctggtggagaGGAGACACAGCGTTTCAAGTAGGTGTCCTTGGGTAGAATACTCTTATGAAGTACAGTATACTGTATACAGGAAAAATTAGTTGTGGGGCTTcactttattatatattttttacgtCATTTTAAAGTGGCGCTGAAATCTGAAGTGGACTCAGTAGTGGAAACATAATGTCCTTAATCCAATCATCTAACTGTACCAACAATAACTCAAttgaaataaatagaaaaactaCTCAATTGCCTATTTAATAATCACCCTGTTACTTTATTACAGGTATCCAAATATAGCTTGTGAGCTGTTGACATGTGATGTGGGAGTGATCAATGATAAGCTGGGTAATGAGGAGTCCCTGCTGGAAACTCTGTATGCCTTCCTGGAGCAGCCCTCCCCACTTAACCCCCTCCTGGCGTCTTTCTTTAGCAAGACAATTGGGAACCTCATCACACGCAAAACTGAGCAGGTAACACCAAaacacactatcacacactcAGAGAAGAGGACAGCTACTTTTTTTGTGCTGTCGAGATTTACGTCATAAAGTTTGAGGGGTGATTACATTAAGATTAAATGGGGATTTCTCCCAACCAACATGGTGGTTAAGTTTTATCTCTCTTAAAATGGCAAAATGCAGTCGTTCCAACACACAAAGCAGGTTCCACCCTGTTGGTGGCAAGGATGAGGCCTGAGGATGTCAAGGTCAGTCTGTCTGAAGACTTGAACCAACCATGCAGCTTAATGGCTATAAAGGCACAGTCAAACTGTCTGGGCTGTATAAAACGCTGACAGAGCAGAATTAAAAGAGCATACTGACTGATATGCACTTTCATGGggacatttctgacttttatcAATGTGTCCTTCaaaaagtaatatcacactTATTCAGGATAATATTCTTCCCCTCTACAAAGAGAACTGTTGACAACAAGGTTGCATGCTACTAATTGTGTGGATGCCAGTGTTGTATTTTGTGTTATGGTGTTTCCTCTGCTTTGTTTAGGTGATTAATTTTCTGCGAACGAAAGAGGGATTCCTTTCCCTGGTCCTGAAGCATATTGATACATCAGCCATGATGGATGTGCTCCTACGACTCATCAGCTGTGTGGAGCCACCCCCTCTTCGACTCGAGACTCTTACTGTAAGAGAGAAACAGACCCAGATTCATGCTTTTACAGATTATACACTGATATTTTGTGCATTTATAATGTGAGCTTTTGTTCTTTACAGTGGCTGAATGCAGAGAAGTTGGCCGAGAGACTTGTAGAGCTTATTCACcctgagagagatgaagaggtataaaatataatttcaccATCAGTCATAGACCCGTGAAGAGACAGACCACGAGACTGAATGCCGacgtgtgttttcttct
This window encodes:
- the dnaja2b gene encoding dnaJ homolog subfamily A member 2b; protein product: MANVVDTKLYDILGVSPSASENELKKSYRKLAKEYHPDKNPDAGDKFKEISFAYEVLTNPEKKELYDRCGEQGLRDGGGGGPGMDDIFSHIFGGGLFGFMGGQGRGRNGGKRRGEDMVHPLKVSLEDLYNGKTTKLQLSKNVLCGACNGQGGKAGAVQKCVACRGRGMRIMLRQLAPGMVQQMQSVCTDCNGEGEVINEKDRCRKCEGHKVSKETKLLEVHVDKGMRHGQKITFTGEADQAPGVEPGDIVLVLQEKDHEEFRRDGSDLHMVQRIGLVEALCGFQMTVAHLDGRQLLVKYPPGKVIEPGCIRMVKGEGMPQYRNPFEKGDLYIKFDVQFPENNWISPEKLNELECLLPARAENPVIAADAEEVDLTDFDKSQGSGSGARREAYNDSSDEEGGHHGPGVQCAHQ